The Mechercharimyces sp. CAU 1602 genome includes a region encoding these proteins:
- a CDS encoding ABC transporter permease has translation MNRGWRRYGHALWPSLTLVLLFLFIWEATVRLLDVEPWLLPSPSKIGDTFFTSLTLLHDHMWVTLQEALLGFALGIIVALLLATLIELSPWIRRALYPLLIGTQTVPIIAIAPLFIVWFGFGMFPKLLIVAMVTFFPVVISTADGLRSSDPDMIRLLQSAGANQWQLFRYIRFPHALPSFFSGCKIAATYSILGAVIGEWLGASKGLGVFLIRAQHSFAADKVFVAILVITFWSILLFLLIQVIQRWLTPWTYIKTDDERIEET, from the coding sequence ATGAATAGAGGGTGGAGAAGATATGGTCATGCTTTATGGCCATCACTTACTCTCGTTCTGCTATTCTTATTCATATGGGAGGCAACTGTCCGTCTCTTAGATGTAGAGCCTTGGTTATTGCCTTCTCCCTCCAAAATAGGGGATACTTTTTTTACAAGCTTAACTCTCCTCCATGACCACATGTGGGTAACCTTGCAAGAAGCCCTACTAGGATTTGCACTTGGAATCATCGTCGCCCTCTTATTAGCTACCTTGATCGAACTTTCCCCCTGGATACGGCGTGCGCTCTATCCTCTTTTAATCGGCACACAGACAGTACCCATCATTGCTATTGCTCCTCTCTTTATCGTTTGGTTCGGATTTGGCATGTTTCCAAAACTATTAATTGTAGCTATGGTTACTTTTTTTCCCGTAGTCATCAGCACTGCTGATGGTTTACGCTCATCTGACCCCGATATGATTCGACTCTTACAGTCCGCAGGTGCAAATCAGTGGCAGCTTTTTCGCTACATCCGCTTTCCCCATGCGCTTCCCTCTTTTTTTTCAGGGTGTAAAATCGCGGCTACTTATAGTATATTGGGGGCTGTAATCGGCGAATGGTTAGGAGCGAGCAAAGGGTTAGGGGTTTTTCTTATACGGGCACAACACTCGTTTGCCGCTGACAAGGTGTTTGTTGCCATCCTGGTTATCACCTTCTGGAGCATCTTATTATTCTTACTCATACAAGTTATACAGCGTTGGCTTACCCCTTGGACATACATAAAAACGGATGATGAAAGGATTGAAGAAACATGA
- a CDS encoding DinB family protein, giving the protein MQTFFQYNWMVRKEWYQWCEELSNEELLRSRTGGVGSILQTLFHIVDVEWSWIRRLQGKEDFEESFDDYMSLNQVRRLDAMFRAEVVSFVNDWDVSMETKVFYCALADGKIATGTWGEVIRHIIAHEIHHIGQLSIWAKEIGKKPVSANLIGRGLASDSSSALLNRKTKM; this is encoded by the coding sequence TTGCAAACATTTTTTCAGTACAATTGGATGGTTAGAAAAGAGTGGTATCAGTGGTGTGAGGAGTTAAGTAATGAAGAACTTTTACGTAGTCGAACGGGCGGAGTGGGTAGTATATTGCAAACACTCTTTCATATAGTTGATGTGGAGTGGAGTTGGATACGCCGTTTACAAGGGAAAGAAGATTTCGAGGAAAGTTTTGATGATTATATGAGTTTAAATCAAGTGAGAAGATTGGATGCTATGTTTCGAGCGGAGGTTGTGAGCTTTGTGAACGATTGGGATGTAAGTATGGAAACTAAAGTATTTTATTGTGCTCTAGCGGATGGAAAGATTGCCACAGGTACGTGGGGTGAGGTAATCCGACATATTATAGCTCACGAAATTCATCATATCGGACAATTATCGATTTGGGCGAAGGAAATAGGAAAAAAGCCGGTGTCGGCCAATCTTATTGGAAGAGGTCTTGCCTCTGATTCTTCCTCCGCTTTGCTGAATAGAAAAACAAAGATGTAG
- a CDS encoding MerR family transcriptional regulator: MFRIGQFSKLTRVSTRMLRHYDKLGLFCPAEIDRFTGYRLYSAFQIPLLNRIVKLRDMGFSVNEMNEIIDKYDNKVFLHTALNSKLKQIRKNIDVEHLKHERLTKALNELEEDNMKYSVELKKLPLIKVFSLKENISDYNKEIELWERLNLFCTENNIQTTDSGIYSIYYDDEHKECDVEMEVAVPVKELLEDQNPFTYKELPEIPYAATIRYTGSYENIMPAMTAIAEWIEQNKYEIIGYTRGYGIKHPENEQNPYNFVTEIQIPVRKM; the protein is encoded by the coding sequence ATGTTTAGAATAGGTCAATTTTCAAAACTGACAAGGGTGTCTACACGGATGCTAAGACACTATGATAAATTGGGGCTTTTTTGCCCCGCAGAAATTGACCGATTTACAGGATATCGTCTATATAGTGCGTTTCAAATTCCTTTGTTAAATCGTATTGTAAAGCTTCGTGACATGGGCTTTTCTGTAAATGAGATGAATGAAATTATCGATAAATATGATAATAAAGTATTTTTACACACTGCCCTTAATTCAAAATTAAAACAGATTAGAAAGAACATTGATGTTGAACACCTCAAACATGAACGATTAACGAAGGCCCTTAATGAATTGGAGGAGGATAACATGAAATATTCAGTTGAATTAAAGAAATTACCTTTGATTAAAGTGTTTTCATTAAAGGAGAATATTTCTGATTATAACAAAGAAATAGAACTGTGGGAGCGACTAAATTTATTTTGCACCGAAAACAATATCCAGACAACAGATAGCGGAATCTATTCAATCTATTATGATGATGAACATAAAGAGTGTGATGTTGAAATGGAAGTTGCTGTCCCTGTAAAAGAATTGCTTGAAGATCAGAACCCGTTTACTTATAAAGAATTACCAGAAATACCATACGCAGCCACCATTAGATACACGGGCTCTTACGAGAACATTATGCCTGCTATGACTGCAATTGCAGAGTGGATAGAACAAAATAAATATGAAATCATCGGTTACACAAGGGGTTATGGGATTAAACATCCTGAAAACGAACAAAATCCGTATAATTTCGTTACAGAGATTCAGATTCCGGTCAGGAAAATGTAG
- a CDS encoding VOC family protein, with protein sequence MKITSSAIAVTVKDVLASSMFLRKYFCFTEKWSAEGFSYLIHEENTFPIIFLEHGIEILPKSIRNQLISGLTIAFVVEDIEAEEKRLKKEGVVITAELQEDPWGERLFQVTDPNGVTIQIVQFVDPSDQLYANDDWMNEQY encoded by the coding sequence ATGAAAATAACTTCATCAGCAATTGCCGTAACGGTCAAAGATGTGCTAGCGTCCAGCATGTTTTTAAGGAAATATTTTTGTTTTACTGAGAAGTGGAGTGCAGAAGGATTTTCCTATCTAATTCATGAAGAAAATACGTTCCCCATAATTTTTTTAGAACACGGTATTGAAATTCTACCGAAAAGCATTCGCAATCAATTAATATCGGGTCTTACAATCGCCTTTGTTGTTGAAGACATCGAAGCAGAAGAAAAGCGTTTGAAAAAGGAAGGTGTAGTTATTACTGCTGAATTACAAGAGGACCCTTGGGGAGAACGTCTTTTTCAGGTGACCGACCCAAATGGTGTTACGATTCAGATCGTACAATTCGTAGATCCGTCAGACCAACTATATGCTAATGACGATTGGATGAATGAACAATACTGA
- the icmF gene encoding fused isobutyryl-CoA mutase/GTPase IcmF, whose translation MKKERVSAQHPIRFLTSSSLFDGHDASINLFRRLLQAAGVEVIHMGHNRSVDEVVSAAIQEDVQGIAVSSYQGGHMEYFRYMIDLLRERGAAHIQVFSGGGGVIVPHEVRELEEYGVNKVFTPEDGRTLGLEGIVSHMIRSCDFATVAGQEELELPHHQRPHDVAKWITLAEYVAEDRVQCPPFFAETEDQKRTDTPVVGITGTGGAGKSSLTDELILRFVEDYPTKKLAILSIDPSKQKTGGALLGDRIRMNAVHHPHVYMRSLATRRHRSELSLATRDAIKVLQAAEYDLILVETSGIGQGDADIIEISNLSMYVMTAEYGAPSQLEKIEMLDYADMIAINKFDRAGSLDALRDVKKQYRRNHERFEDPDEEIPVYGTMASRFHDEGINRLYMALLARIEERFQLGWSPVLGRSEGQRELSHIIPPERTFYLRDISNTVRSYRQEVEEQAQVARRLFQLQGTQAALLEDKVTEEVIKALQEVIAKWEAKLNPHYKTVLDEWEAVCERYRQAEYVVKVRDREIVTPLYTETLAGTKIPKISLPRFQDWGEILRWNLLEGVPGRFPYTAGVFPLKRQDEDPKRQFAGEGTPTRTNRRFHYLTKNDAAKRLSTAFDSVTLYGEDPDHRPDIYGKIGESGVSICTLEDMRKLYDGFDLCEPLTSVSMTINGPAPILLAMFFNTAIEQQLQKFAEREGRAPTEAEEKEIRAWTLKSVRGTVQADILKEDQGQNTCIFSTEFAMKMMGDIQQYFIDHEVRNYYSVSISGYHIAEAGANPISQLAFTLSNAFTYVEYYLSRGMAIDHFAPNLSFFFSNGLDAEYTVIGRVARRVWAVVMKKLYGGNERSQKLKYHIQTSGRSLHAQEVQFNDIRTTLQALLAIYDQCNSLHTNAYDEAITTPTEESVRRAMAIQMIITKELGLAKNENSLQGAFIIEELTDLVEEAVLQEFERISDRGGVLGAMERQYQRGKIQEESLYYETKKHNGELPIIGVNTFINPEGEEEREFTLTRADEAEKEEQITHLQAFHAQHADESQAALAQLKEVARAGGNLFAELMETVKVASLGQITHALYEVGGQYRRNM comes from the coding sequence ATGAAAAAAGAGAGAGTTTCTGCTCAACATCCGATCCGGTTTCTTACTTCTTCCAGTTTGTTTGATGGACATGACGCTTCTATTAACTTGTTTCGGCGTCTCCTGCAGGCTGCAGGAGTTGAAGTGATTCATATGGGGCATAATCGCTCAGTAGATGAGGTAGTAAGTGCTGCAATTCAAGAAGATGTTCAAGGAATTGCGGTCTCTTCCTATCAAGGTGGGCATATGGAGTATTTCCGTTACATGATCGATCTGTTGCGAGAACGTGGGGCTGCACATATTCAAGTGTTTTCAGGAGGAGGGGGCGTAATTGTTCCGCACGAAGTGCGTGAATTAGAGGAGTACGGTGTAAATAAAGTATTTACACCTGAAGATGGTCGTACATTAGGCTTGGAAGGCATCGTCTCCCATATGATACGCTCCTGTGATTTTGCGACGGTAGCTGGGCAGGAGGAATTAGAACTGCCCCATCATCAACGTCCGCATGATGTGGCTAAATGGATTACCTTAGCTGAATATGTGGCTGAAGATCGTGTACAATGCCCACCCTTTTTTGCTGAGACGGAAGATCAAAAGAGAACGGATACTCCTGTAGTAGGAATTACAGGGACAGGGGGAGCTGGGAAAAGCTCACTCACTGATGAGCTGATCTTACGCTTTGTCGAAGATTATCCTACTAAAAAATTGGCCATTCTTTCAATCGACCCTTCTAAACAGAAGACGGGAGGTGCGTTGTTAGGCGATCGGATTCGCATGAATGCGGTTCATCATCCTCATGTGTATATGCGCAGCTTGGCGACGAGAAGACATCGCTCAGAGTTAAGTTTAGCAACACGAGATGCAATTAAGGTACTACAGGCGGCAGAGTATGATTTGATTCTGGTAGAAACGAGTGGGATTGGGCAAGGGGATGCCGATATTATTGAGATTAGTAACTTGTCTATGTATGTGATGACGGCAGAGTACGGTGCACCATCTCAATTGGAAAAAATCGAAATGTTGGATTATGCTGATATGATTGCCATTAATAAGTTTGACCGGGCGGGTTCGCTTGATGCATTACGCGATGTAAAGAAGCAATATCGACGTAATCACGAACGTTTTGAAGATCCAGACGAGGAGATTCCCGTGTATGGAACGATGGCTAGTCGTTTCCATGATGAAGGCATTAATCGGTTATATATGGCTCTATTAGCTCGGATTGAGGAGCGCTTCCAGCTGGGATGGAGCCCTGTCTTGGGAAGGTCGGAGGGACAGAGGGAACTAAGCCACATTATTCCACCAGAGCGTACTTTTTATCTTCGTGATATTTCTAATACGGTGCGCTCTTATCGACAAGAGGTGGAAGAACAAGCGCAAGTAGCACGGAGACTGTTTCAATTACAGGGGACGCAAGCAGCATTATTAGAAGATAAAGTGACAGAAGAAGTGATTAAGGCATTGCAAGAAGTGATCGCTAAGTGGGAAGCTAAGCTGAATCCACATTATAAGACGGTACTGGATGAGTGGGAAGCGGTGTGTGAACGATATCGACAAGCGGAGTATGTGGTAAAGGTGCGCGATCGGGAAATTGTCACCCCACTTTATACGGAAACGCTAGCAGGGACAAAGATTCCTAAAATTTCTCTACCGCGCTTCCAAGACTGGGGAGAGATTTTAAGATGGAATTTGTTGGAGGGGGTTCCGGGTCGCTTTCCTTATACAGCAGGTGTTTTCCCTTTAAAGCGTCAGGATGAAGATCCAAAACGTCAGTTTGCTGGTGAAGGGACGCCCACTCGTACCAATCGTCGCTTTCATTACCTGACCAAAAATGATGCAGCTAAGCGACTATCGACCGCTTTTGACAGTGTTACCCTGTATGGTGAGGATCCAGATCATCGCCCTGATATTTACGGTAAGATTGGTGAATCGGGGGTAAGTATTTGTACGTTAGAAGATATGAGGAAACTATATGACGGTTTTGATCTGTGCGAGCCGCTCACCAGTGTATCGATGACGATCAACGGACCTGCCCCCATTTTATTGGCCATGTTTTTTAACACAGCGATCGAACAACAACTACAAAAGTTTGCTGAACGAGAAGGGCGCGCTCCTACGGAAGCTGAAGAAAAAGAGATTCGAGCGTGGACACTAAAGAGCGTACGTGGAACTGTGCAAGCTGATATCTTGAAAGAAGATCAGGGGCAAAACACATGTATTTTTTCCACTGAGTTTGCGATGAAGATGATGGGCGATATTCAACAGTACTTTATTGATCATGAAGTGCGTAATTACTACTCGGTTAGTATTAGTGGCTATCACATTGCCGAAGCGGGAGCCAACCCAATCTCGCAATTAGCGTTTACCCTTTCCAATGCATTCACCTATGTGGAATATTATTTGAGTCGTGGGATGGCGATTGATCATTTTGCCCCCAACCTCTCTTTCTTCTTCAGTAACGGATTGGATGCCGAGTATACAGTGATTGGCAGGGTGGCGCGTCGTGTTTGGGCAGTGGTGATGAAGAAGTTATACGGGGGTAATGAACGCAGTCAAAAACTGAAATATCATATTCAAACTTCGGGTCGATCCCTGCATGCACAAGAGGTGCAATTTAATGATATTCGTACCACCTTACAAGCGTTGCTTGCCATCTATGATCAGTGTAACTCGCTTCATACCAATGCTTACGATGAAGCGATTACGACGCCTACGGAAGAGTCAGTACGGCGGGCAATGGCAATCCAGATGATTATTACAAAAGAATTAGGATTAGCAAAAAATGAAAATTCGCTCCAAGGTGCGTTTATTATCGAAGAACTAACTGATTTGGTAGAAGAAGCTGTTTTACAAGAGTTTGAGCGAATTAGTGATCGTGGAGGCGTGTTGGGGGCGATGGAGCGCCAGTATCAACGAGGGAAAATACAAGAAGAATCTCTCTACTATGAGACGAAAAAGCATAACGGAGAGTTACCGATCATCGGGGTAAACACCTTTATTAATCCGGAGGGAGAGGAGGAGCGTGAATTTACGTTAACGAGAGCAGATGAAGCAGAAAAAGAAGAGCAGATAACTCACTTGCAAGCTTTTCATGCTCAACATGCGGATGAGTCCCAAGCAGCGTTGGCACAGCTTAAAGAAGTTGCCCGTGCGGGAGGTAATCTCTTTGCCGAGTTAATGGAGACGGTTAAAGTGGCTAGTTTGGGGCAAATTACTCACGCTCTATATGAAGTAGGAGGGCAGTACCGGCGTAATATGTAA
- a CDS encoding ABC transporter ATP-binding protein: protein MTLAIQHVSKTYASSSGPLPTLIDMDFKVDKGEFVSLIGPSGCGKSTLFNIISGLELPSSGAIYVNGQEITGKTGHVGYMMQKDALLPWRTVVENATIGIEIQGISKKDAQDKAYQLLPIFGLESFANEYPARLSGGMRQRVALLRTAMMEKEIWLLDEPFGSLDALTRSQMQTWLLNIWQQYRQAILFITHSIEEAIYLSDRVIVLSSRPARIIYDLDIQLPRPRAPIITTEPAFLHYKKQLQTALST, encoded by the coding sequence ATGACTTTAGCGATACAACATGTTTCCAAAACGTATGCTTCTTCCTCTGGCCCCCTACCAACACTTATCGATATGGATTTCAAGGTAGACAAAGGCGAGTTTGTCTCTTTAATTGGTCCTAGCGGGTGTGGAAAAAGCACCCTCTTTAATATTATCAGTGGTTTAGAGCTTCCCAGCTCAGGAGCCATATACGTTAATGGTCAAGAAATAACCGGCAAAACCGGCCATGTAGGTTACATGATGCAAAAAGATGCTCTTCTTCCCTGGCGAACAGTGGTTGAAAATGCTACCATAGGGATCGAGATTCAGGGAATATCCAAGAAAGATGCACAGGATAAAGCTTATCAGCTTCTCCCTATATTCGGATTAGAATCTTTTGCTAATGAATACCCCGCTCGCTTGTCGGGAGGAATGCGCCAACGTGTCGCTCTCCTTCGTACTGCTATGATGGAAAAAGAGATTTGGCTGCTAGATGAACCGTTCGGTTCATTAGATGCATTAACACGCTCCCAAATGCAAACGTGGCTTTTAAACATTTGGCAGCAATACCGACAAGCTATCCTCTTTATCACACACAGTATTGAAGAGGCTATCTATCTTTCTGATCGGGTTATCGTCCTCTCATCACGACCAGCACGTATCATATATGACTTGGATATCCAATTACCACGACCACGTGCTCCAATAATTACAACAGAGCCGGCCTTTCTCCACTATAAAAAACAGCTACAAACAGCATTGAGCACTTGA
- the cls gene encoding cardiolipin synthase: protein MKKVLRFLFSRMVIVSVLITIQLVFLLVVIFGLSQYASYLYTTMELLSILLVVAVVMSNDNPSYKLAWTIVILILPLLGGLFYLIRGSNRIPKKHIRTLENHLKKHEDLFTLTTDIQEELSSYYPKDASISRFITTAGGYPIWSETAVEYFPLGEKMYKRLLEELKKAKSYILMEYFIVERGVMWDTILEVLEQKVAEGVEVYLMYDDLGCIQTLPPKYDEELRQKGIHVAVFNPYRPQLNLLVNHRDHRKITVIDGKVGFCGGINLADEYINVKERFGHWKDTAVLLRGKAVWNLLIMYLSLWNFTSADKLDLEKYLSTLPSAQPDGYVQPFGDSPRYPVKVSENTYLNIINKATRYVYITTPYLIIDHNMKTSLVRAAKSGVDVRIITPHIPDKWYVHMTTQSYYEELVRAGVKIYEYTPGFMHAKMVLTDDDLAIVGTVNMDYRSMYLHFECGVLLYKNSIIAQIKVDIEDAMNVSTLVTVEEAGRIPFLKWMVRAFLRLFAPLM, encoded by the coding sequence ATGAAGAAAGTGCTCAGATTTCTATTTAGCCGTATGGTGATCGTCAGTGTACTCATCACCATTCAGCTTGTCTTTCTCTTGGTTGTCATCTTCGGTTTATCGCAGTATGCTTCCTATCTATATACCACGATGGAGCTATTAAGCATTTTACTGGTGGTCGCAGTTGTGATGAGTAATGACAATCCTTCCTATAAGTTGGCTTGGACGATTGTCATCCTAATATTACCATTGTTAGGAGGGCTCTTTTATCTTATCCGTGGTAGTAATCGTATCCCGAAAAAGCATATTCGAACACTAGAGAATCATTTAAAAAAGCATGAGGATTTATTTACACTAACAACGGACATACAAGAAGAACTTTCGTCGTATTATCCTAAAGATGCTAGTATTTCACGATTTATTACTACCGCTGGAGGTTATCCGATCTGGAGTGAAACCGCTGTAGAGTACTTCCCGTTAGGTGAGAAGATGTACAAGCGCTTACTAGAGGAATTAAAGAAAGCGAAGTCATACATATTGATGGAATACTTTATAGTGGAACGAGGAGTCATGTGGGATACAATCTTAGAGGTTTTAGAACAAAAAGTAGCTGAAGGTGTAGAAGTTTACTTGATGTATGATGATCTCGGCTGTATTCAAACATTACCGCCAAAATATGATGAGGAACTTCGTCAAAAAGGAATTCATGTTGCTGTTTTTAATCCTTATCGCCCTCAGCTAAACCTTTTGGTCAATCATCGAGATCATCGCAAAATTACAGTAATCGATGGAAAGGTAGGGTTTTGTGGAGGGATAAATTTAGCGGATGAATATATTAATGTGAAAGAAAGGTTTGGTCATTGGAAAGATACAGCAGTATTACTACGTGGCAAGGCTGTTTGGAACTTATTGATTATGTACTTATCCTTGTGGAACTTTACCTCCGCGGATAAATTGGATTTAGAAAAATACTTGTCTACGTTACCATCTGCTCAACCAGATGGTTATGTACAGCCATTTGGGGATAGCCCTCGCTATCCTGTTAAGGTATCGGAGAATACGTACTTAAATATCATCAATAAGGCGACACGCTATGTTTATATTACAACACCTTATCTTATTATCGATCACAATATGAAAACTTCATTGGTGCGGGCGGCCAAGAGTGGTGTTGATGTGCGCATTATTACGCCGCATATTCCAGATAAGTGGTATGTTCATATGACGACCCAATCGTACTATGAAGAATTGGTGCGAGCAGGAGTAAAAATTTATGAGTATACCCCAGGTTTTATGCATGCCAAAATGGTGCTCACAGATGATGATTTAGCCATTGTAGGCACTGTTAATATGGATTATCGTAGTATGTATTTACACTTTGAATGTGGGGTTCTCCTATATAAAAATTCCATTATCGCCCAAATTAAAGTGGATATTGAAGATGCGATGAACGTATCGACGCTAGTCACAGTAGAAGAAGCAGGCCGTATTCCGTTCTTAAAGTGGATGGTGCGCGCTTTTCTACGCCTCTTTGCCCCTCTGATGTAA
- a CDS encoding thiamine-binding protein, with protein sequence MANAHVSVQILPRGHSTDEIYRLVDVAIDVIAKSGVPYIVGPMETTMEGELDELMQIAKEAQEAVIAAGSERVVSMIKVDYSPQGISFQEKLYQYKQEALK encoded by the coding sequence ATGGCCAATGCACATGTGAGTGTACAAATATTGCCACGAGGGCATAGTACAGACGAGATTTATCGCTTGGTGGATGTAGCCATAGACGTCATTGCAAAATCCGGAGTGCCGTATATCGTGGGACCGATGGAAACCACAATGGAAGGTGAACTCGACGAACTGATGCAAATTGCAAAAGAGGCGCAAGAGGCAGTCATTGCGGCTGGGAGCGAACGCGTGGTCAGCATGATAAAGGTGGATTACTCTCCACAAGGAATAAGCTTTCAAGAAAAATTGTATCAGTACAAACAGGAGGCACTCAAATGA
- a CDS encoding helix-turn-helix domain-containing protein, producing the protein MLGSSSKEVGEILRRIRKEKGLRLEDISDENISPATVSNIERGVPHVLPAKIGYLMDKLQVDTDDLRVRMSGVEKELGFLELKLTSIEALLDQGNHVEAEKKLVEFDGVSVDHPLTPQICYIRGRLYVKKKQWLKAEKELLNAIRLSEQNYNNIDVDAYNELGLISYYRNDLQAAIQYVNNGLEKYNPDGKRDHTFDVLVVNKISYLEKLNRIGEAFFILNDVWERKEEIKKPELLLHLYHLKVVLLRKTGYCVEALEVGLEGIQRGRLTTEYNRILHLWDALGSVYLRMNDLNSADVCLTHALSLEELISSKNYFVSTLTKKGILHMKKNEEKISEQYLQKAIAIGKEHHADVYLLDAFAFMGDLQSSLERHGDAVAFYRQALSIADKLDFKQKKHSILFRIIQSLQKTDSEELLTEIENMIEVQKEIKEDPLFNEII; encoded by the coding sequence ATGTTAGGAAGTTCTTCGAAAGAAGTAGGCGAAATTCTTCGTCGAATTAGAAAAGAAAAAGGGTTACGCCTTGAAGATATTTCGGACGAGAATATATCCCCAGCGACAGTTTCAAATATTGAACGTGGAGTTCCACATGTACTTCCAGCGAAGATTGGATATCTGATGGACAAGCTGCAAGTGGACACAGATGACTTAAGGGTACGGATGTCAGGTGTAGAAAAGGAGTTGGGGTTTCTCGAACTTAAACTAACCTCAATTGAAGCCCTGCTTGATCAGGGAAACCATGTTGAAGCAGAAAAGAAGCTCGTAGAGTTTGATGGAGTCAGTGTGGATCATCCTTTAACTCCTCAGATCTGTTACATACGTGGTCGGCTATACGTTAAGAAAAAGCAATGGTTGAAAGCAGAAAAGGAACTGCTGAACGCTATTCGATTATCAGAACAGAATTATAATAACATTGATGTGGATGCATACAATGAACTCGGGTTAATATCCTATTATAGAAATGATTTGCAGGCAGCTATTCAATATGTTAATAACGGGTTAGAAAAATACAATCCGGATGGTAAGAGAGATCACACTTTTGATGTTCTAGTGGTCAATAAGATCTCTTATTTAGAGAAACTTAATCGGATCGGTGAGGCTTTCTTTATCTTGAATGATGTTTGGGAGCGAAAAGAAGAGATTAAAAAGCCAGAACTGTTGTTACACTTGTATCATCTGAAAGTGGTTTTACTTCGCAAAACAGGGTACTGTGTCGAAGCTTTGGAGGTGGGACTGGAGGGGATTCAGCGAGGTAGGTTAACGACCGAGTATAATCGTATTCTTCATTTATGGGACGCATTGGGTAGTGTTTACCTAAGAATGAATGATTTAAATAGCGCAGATGTCTGTTTAACTCATGCCTTGTCTCTGGAAGAGTTAATAAGTAGTAAAAATTATTTCGTATCGACATTAACCAAAAAAGGCATTTTGCATATGAAAAAGAATGAAGAAAAGATCTCTGAACAATACTTACAAAAAGCGATAGCCATCGGAAAGGAACATCATGCCGATGTTTATTTACTTGATGCATTTGCCTTTATGGGAGATCTCCAATCTTCCTTAGAAAGGCATGGTGATGCTGTTGCATTCTATCGGCAAGCGTTAAGTATTGCTGATAAGTTAGACTTCAAGCAGAAAAAACATTCTATTCTTTTCCGTATCATCCAATCTCTTCAGAAGACAGATTCGGAGGAATTGTTAACTGAGATAGAGAATATGATTGAAGTACAGAAGGAAATAAAGGAGGATCCATTGTTCAATGAAATCATTTAA
- a CDS encoding ABC transporter substrate-binding protein: protein MNHWWKKATTLTLTLMLVFTASACGGNKEQETGNKEITLMLDWVPNTNHTGLYVALEKGYFSEEGLDVKIETPGETSAPQLVGAGEADFGISSQEYITQARAEGIPIVSIAAILQHNTSGFASPKEKKITSPADFVGKTYGGWGTPMENAFLKTVLEKKGIPTKKVEDKINIVNMGEADFFTATKRDIDFSWIYYGWTGVEAEQRDIPLNMMYLTDLDPSLDFYTPAIIASEKTVQSDQETATKFMRAVSKGYKFAIEQPGDAADILVKYTPESDPELIKASQKWMSRHYQADAAKWGWQEKEKWAQFTDWMVDNQLIKNQISSDEAFTNQFLPE from the coding sequence ATGAATCACTGGTGGAAAAAAGCGACCACACTTACTCTCACCCTGATGCTCGTCTTCACAGCATCGGCATGTGGAGGGAATAAAGAACAGGAAACAGGAAACAAAGAGATAACCCTTATGTTAGATTGGGTACCCAATACGAATCATACTGGGCTTTATGTTGCGCTTGAAAAAGGCTATTTTTCTGAAGAGGGCCTAGATGTAAAGATTGAAACTCCTGGGGAGACAAGTGCACCACAACTAGTTGGAGCCGGAGAAGCTGATTTTGGAATCAGTTCGCAAGAGTATATTACCCAGGCACGTGCAGAAGGCATTCCGATCGTCTCCATTGCAGCTATCTTGCAACACAACACGTCTGGCTTTGCTTCTCCGAAGGAAAAAAAGATCACCTCTCCCGCTGATTTTGTGGGTAAAACATACGGTGGGTGGGGTACTCCGATGGAAAATGCCTTTTTGAAGACAGTATTAGAAAAGAAGGGCATCCCCACAAAAAAAGTAGAAGATAAGATTAACATTGTAAACATGGGTGAAGCTGACTTTTTTACCGCTACAAAGCGTGACATCGACTTCTCTTGGATTTATTACGGCTGGACGGGTGTGGAAGCGGAACAGCGTGATATTCCGCTCAATATGATGTACCTGACTGATTTAGACCCCAGTTTAGACTTTTATACACCTGCTATCATCGCAAGTGAAAAAACAGTACAAAGCGATCAAGAAACCGCTACCAAATTTATGCGTGCGGTTAGCAAAGGATATAAATTTGCTATCGAACAGCCAGGGGATGCGGCTGACATCTTGGTCAAATATACACCCGAATCAGATCCTGAGCTGATTAAAGCCTCACAAAAATGGATGAGTCGCCACTACCAAGCAGATGCAGCCAAGTGGGGCTGGCAGGAGAAAGAAAAATGGGCTCAATTTACAGATTGGATGGTTGATAATCAGCTGATCAAAAACCAGATTTCCTCAGACGAAGCTTTCACAAATCAGTTTTTACCGGAGTAA